In the Kaistella sp. 97-N-M2 genome, one interval contains:
- a CDS encoding glycosyltransferase family 4 protein produces the protein MNELKDILATIGLPVFYLKLGLGVLCSFLLTFLSIPTIVKISKRKNLMDEPGTRSSHLRKIPNLGGIAIFYSLAVCASIFAFELFDLYKFLFASLVILLYIGVMDDIVIMRAYKKLLAQIVVTALIVIGSDVRIRSFFGVFAVYELSYFFSVMISIFTFIVLINAFNLIDGIDGLAGGYSIICSALFGISYFRLGEYNYPLVVLSGVIIGSVVGFLYYNLSSYRTNKVFMGDTGSMILGFLLAFTAICFIDIFIDKQLPEVPRYYLQSAPAIAIAILILPIIDTLNVIIIRLSTGKSPFIADKNHIHHSLLELGLTHRRSTFYIILYYLFIVGVAFYLRHINVNVLLLVIIVLGFIGAYIPKVIFLTRKKAN, from the coding sequence ATGAACGAACTTAAAGACATTCTTGCAACAATTGGCCTTCCTGTTTTTTATTTGAAACTTGGGCTGGGAGTGCTGTGTTCCTTTTTGCTCACCTTTTTGTCGATTCCCACCATCGTGAAAATTTCCAAACGAAAGAACTTGATGGATGAGCCCGGGACGCGAAGTTCGCATCTTCGGAAAATCCCCAATTTAGGCGGAATAGCCATCTTTTATTCGCTTGCGGTCTGTGCGTCGATTTTTGCGTTTGAACTTTTCGATCTGTACAAATTTTTATTTGCTTCTCTGGTGATCCTGCTCTACATTGGTGTGATGGACGATATTGTGATCATGCGTGCCTACAAAAAACTGCTGGCTCAAATCGTGGTAACCGCTTTAATCGTTATTGGGTCGGATGTGCGAATCCGTAGTTTTTTCGGCGTTTTCGCTGTGTATGAACTGTCGTATTTCTTCAGCGTGATGATCAGTATTTTCACGTTTATCGTTTTAATTAATGCTTTCAATCTGATTGACGGTATCGACGGTTTGGCAGGCGGATATTCCATTATCTGCAGTGCGCTGTTTGGCATCAGTTATTTCCGGTTGGGCGAATATAATTATCCTTTGGTTGTGCTTTCCGGCGTGATTATCGGTTCCGTGGTCGGCTTTCTTTACTATAATCTTTCCAGTTACCGCACCAATAAAGTTTTTATGGGCGACACCGGATCTATGATTCTGGGGTTTTTATTAGCTTTTACGGCGATATGCTTTATTGATATTTTCATCGATAAGCAACTTCCGGAAGTGCCGAGGTATTATCTGCAATCCGCGCCGGCCATCGCCATCGCCATCCTTATTCTTCCAATAATTGATACTTTAAATGTGATCATTATTCGTTTATCCACGGGCAAATCTCCGTTTATCGCAGATAAAAATCATATCCATCACTCGCTTTTAGAGTTGGGTTTAACCCATCGCCGGTCTACATTTTATATTATTTTGTACTATTTATTTATTGTCGGCGTAGCTTTTTACCTGCGGCACATTAATGTAAATGTTTTACTTTTGGTGATCATCGTCTTGGGATTTATTGGTGCCTACATTCCAAAAGTTATTTTTTTAACAAGAAAGAAAGCTAATTAA
- the topA gene encoding type I DNA topoisomerase, with protein sequence MSKNLVIVESPAKAKTIQKYLGKDFEVKSSFGHIRDLPKKGMGIDLQTFTPDYEVSADKKKLVTELKAAVKKADMIWLASDEDREGEAIAWHLAQELKLNDDNTKRIVFHEITKNAILKAIENPRKIDQNLVDAQQARRILDRVVGFEMSPVLWKKVKTGLSAGRVQSVAVRLVVERELEIRGFSPKSSYKIEGVFLNSNEQEISAKLKKDFVQEKDAEDFLNLSKDTDFKVLNVETKPGTRTASAPFTTSTLQQEASNRLGYGVTGTMRVAQRLYEEGFITYMRTDSVNLSQEAINGAKAQIISEFGEEYSKPRNYTTKSASAQEAHEAIRPTDFSLKNVGDAQLNKLYQLIYKRTLASQMANAKIEKTVIEIGNQKLPQHFEAQGEVIVFDGFLKAYGIIKAEDEDEENNEKLLPKVAVGEALDYKKIEATQKFTRPSARYTEAGLVKKLEELGIGRPSTYAPTIQTIQNREYVDKKEIIPQEREFMKMTLGKSGLKKEVLVEKFGGDKNKFVPTDIGEVVNDFLTQNFAEILDYGFTAKVEADFDNIANGGEKWKDVLQGFYKDFHPKIEDVEENADRANGERILGVDPKTGKNVMARIGRFGPMVQIGEQDDEEKPVFASLMASQNIATLTLEEALELFKIPFDLKEVEGQSVTIGVGRFGPYVKWGETFISIPRGEDPLSITQERAEEIINEKKIADAPIATYKGEPVTKGRGRFGPFIKYQSIFINVPKRYDFDNLSQNDINELIEAKLEKEANRYIQQWESEKISIENARWGPIVKFGKNIFKIPKNGKDEKFTAEELADVSLEEVKKWITAQDKNAFKEKPKKAPTKKAAAKKTPVKKAAAKKGVAKKK encoded by the coding sequence ATGTCAAAAAATTTAGTGATCGTAGAATCACCTGCAAAAGCAAAAACTATTCAGAAGTATTTGGGAAAGGATTTCGAGGTGAAATCCAGTTTCGGTCATATCCGGGATTTGCCAAAAAAAGGAATGGGGATCGACTTGCAGACCTTCACGCCGGACTACGAAGTTTCTGCCGATAAAAAGAAACTCGTTACCGAACTGAAAGCCGCCGTGAAAAAGGCCGATATGATTTGGCTGGCTTCGGATGAGGATCGCGAGGGTGAAGCGATTGCCTGGCATTTGGCGCAGGAATTAAAACTGAACGACGACAATACAAAACGTATCGTCTTCCACGAAATTACAAAGAATGCCATTTTAAAAGCCATCGAAAATCCAAGGAAAATTGATCAGAATCTGGTCGATGCCCAACAGGCGCGAAGAATTTTAGACCGAGTGGTCGGTTTCGAAATGTCGCCCGTGCTTTGGAAAAAAGTTAAAACCGGCCTTTCCGCCGGCCGGGTTCAATCCGTTGCCGTTCGATTAGTGGTAGAAAGAGAATTGGAAATTAGAGGTTTTAGTCCAAAGTCATCTTATAAAATTGAAGGTGTTTTCTTAAATAGTAACGAACAGGAGATTTCGGCAAAACTGAAAAAGGATTTTGTACAAGAAAAAGACGCAGAAGATTTTTTAAATCTTTCCAAAGACACCGACTTTAAAGTCCTGAATGTAGAAACAAAGCCCGGAACGCGCACCGCTTCTGCGCCGTTTACCACCTCAACTTTACAGCAGGAAGCCAGTAACCGTTTGGGTTATGGCGTAACCGGAACGATGCGCGTGGCGCAAAGATTATATGAAGAAGGTTTCATTACCTATATGCGAACCGACTCCGTGAATCTTTCACAGGAAGCGATTAACGGCGCGAAAGCTCAGATTATTTCTGAATTTGGCGAAGAATATTCCAAGCCACGAAATTATACCACAAAATCTGCCTCCGCGCAGGAAGCTCACGAAGCGATCCGCCCTACCGATTTTTCTTTGAAAAACGTCGGCGACGCGCAGTTGAACAAACTCTATCAACTTATTTATAAAAGAACCCTGGCCTCGCAAATGGCGAATGCTAAAATTGAGAAAACAGTTATCGAAATTGGTAATCAAAAACTTCCGCAGCATTTTGAAGCGCAGGGCGAAGTAATTGTTTTTGATGGTTTCTTAAAAGCTTATGGAATTATTAAAGCAGAAGATGAGGACGAAGAAAACAACGAAAAACTTTTACCGAAAGTTGCGGTAGGCGAAGCTTTGGACTATAAAAAAATTGAAGCGACGCAGAAATTTACGCGTCCTTCTGCAAGATATACAGAAGCCGGTTTGGTAAAAAAACTTGAAGAATTAGGTATCGGCCGGCCGTCAACGTATGCGCCAACTATTCAAACGATTCAAAACCGGGAGTATGTGGATAAGAAAGAAATTATTCCGCAGGAAAGAGAATTCATGAAAATGACGCTCGGTAAAAGTGGCCTTAAAAAAGAGGTTTTGGTAGAAAAATTTGGCGGCGATAAAAATAAATTTGTTCCAACCGACATCGGCGAAGTGGTGAATGATTTCCTCACGCAGAACTTTGCAGAAATTCTGGATTATGGTTTTACGGCGAAAGTAGAAGCCGATTTCGATAATATTGCCAACGGCGGCGAAAAATGGAAAGACGTTTTGCAAGGGTTTTATAAAGATTTCCACCCAAAGATCGAAGATGTTGAAGAAAATGCCGACCGCGCAAACGGGGAAAGAATTTTAGGCGTAGATCCAAAAACTGGTAAAAATGTAATGGCGAGGATCGGAAGGTTTGGTCCTATGGTGCAGATCGGAGAGCAGGACGATGAAGAAAAACCCGTTTTTGCAAGCTTAATGGCCTCTCAAAACATCGCAACCTTAACTTTAGAGGAAGCTTTGGAACTGTTTAAAATTCCGTTCGATCTGAAAGAGGTCGAAGGACAAAGTGTAACCATCGGTGTTGGGAGATTTGGACCGTATGTGAAATGGGGCGAAACCTTCATCAGCATACCAAGAGGGGAAGATCCGCTTTCCATCACGCAGGAAAGAGCCGAAGAGATCATCAACGAAAAGAAAATTGCAGACGCGCCAATAGCGACGTATAAAGGCGAGCCGGTAACAAAAGGCAGGGGAAGATTTGGTCCTTTCATAAAGTATCAGTCTATTTTTATTAATGTGCCGAAACGATATGATTTCGATAATCTCTCTCAAAACGACATCAACGAGTTAATTGAAGCGAAGCTGGAAAAAGAAGCTAACCGCTACATTCAGCAATGGGAAAGCGAAAAGATTTCCATCGAAAATGCACGTTGGGGTCCCATCGTAAAATTTGGAAAAAATATTTTTAAAATTCCAAAAAACGGGAAAGACGAAAAATTTACCGCGGAAGAGCTGGCAGATGTTTCGTTGGAAGAAGTGAAAAAGTGGATTACCGCGCAGGATAAAAATGCATTTAAAGAAAAGCCGAAAAAAGCGCCGACGAAAAAAGCTGCTGCTAAAAAAACACCCGTAAAAAAGGCAGCTGCGAAAAAAGGGGTGGCGAAAAAGAAATAG
- a CDS encoding T9SS type A sorting domain-containing protein, with protein MIKIHLFFFCFLANAAYSQTTNNAKAPNSYIYDLDAANAQGYGGLDIPVVKAYEMWSQYEYLKSNGASNPIPAGVQSASVYWQDVPGMIKKVSIVPGAEASQSKIRVEINKGKGKGNAVVAFKVNETIYWSWHIWVTDNPEDGVVYSQGTETDLNGNPIIVQYMDRNLGATSNTFLGNQWQKSGGLMYEWGRKDPFPPLVYKDADFYAITGEVGILRHKEIDPVNTIPVQVRPFDEIEKNMQFAVKNPLTYIINTDAGGNWFSSSRYKVPGASPNYMTWDLWSDNAKGGNSNGNSSNTTLKNESLSYELKSELDPCPNGWRVPSYYGRETQNNNLAFFGRKNNGFNDDSAAEYREFYPNTPNPMLDGIKIYPGLGMDFTNSNGGERNLGLLPVSGGYVYYPNSAAPNAPVGITFQDNSANGGLWSATFAYDGARLFSMVSDPVRTNTSVGLHAIYNNQTNPTRSGNAVKCMRDPNLALIGDFATEYFKNQEDNFKEGLDDPNSYIVVDETHLSIPVRKAFSVYNQLLTDHESANADNLMAKVLWSSNEELISDLVLANNPIDARLSTIEVQINPQKKGNAVISLHNSNAEDSPALWSWHIWAADEDPTVNTVTYATEEAIPADFNFINPTSSKMPALQTVFMDRNLGAQKSDIASGYANGLHYQWGRKDPIPSFVSTFSPSVFVKGSSPAYDGIDASQYISKYTKPYQTYGSTNSISYKKIQENIISSIANPLTFLYHDKQGMLYDGGNHYANDLTKVNDWVSDERGQAGDRWGHGDKKSPFDPCPEGWRVPDVSFTNLYTGSKGNSPWYNGYHADAYGKPGVIQDQWHDIASFYGGSVESTNGWKFENPTFNIGNFPRDGIRGELGGKNVGLERSGVWTASLADMNTGFALAMQFQGDKMQTGTGVYPQAGMSVRCAKDERRLLGVPVTKNNPDIVLGTEGDQVISQAQNNELKVYPNPFKDEFSINNPNSKNYEIYDFSGKLVLRGTVQNGRVDATTVQKGIYILKIFMNDGSIVSRKLIKH; from the coding sequence ATGATAAAGATTCATTTGTTCTTCTTTTGCTTTTTAGCAAATGCAGCGTATTCGCAAACGACGAATAACGCGAAGGCTCCCAATAGTTATATTTACGATTTGGATGCGGCGAATGCCCAAGGATACGGCGGACTCGATATTCCCGTAGTAAAAGCCTATGAAATGTGGTCCCAATACGAATATTTGAAATCCAATGGTGCTTCAAATCCAATCCCCGCCGGCGTACAAAGTGCTTCGGTCTACTGGCAGGATGTCCCCGGAATGATCAAAAAAGTAAGTATCGTTCCCGGCGCAGAGGCTTCCCAGTCCAAAATCCGCGTTGAAATTAATAAAGGCAAAGGCAAAGGAAACGCCGTTGTTGCTTTTAAGGTTAATGAAACCATTTACTGGAGCTGGCATATTTGGGTAACCGACAATCCTGAAGACGGTGTTGTTTACAGCCAAGGTACCGAAACCGACCTGAATGGAAACCCGATTATTGTTCAATATATGGATAGAAACCTGGGTGCCACAAGCAATACATTTTTGGGAAACCAATGGCAGAAGTCCGGTGGGCTGATGTACGAATGGGGCCGAAAAGATCCCTTCCCACCCTTGGTTTATAAAGATGCGGATTTCTATGCCATTACCGGCGAGGTCGGCATTTTAAGACATAAAGAAATTGATCCTGTAAATACGATCCCGGTTCAGGTAAGGCCTTTTGACGAAATTGAAAAAAATATGCAGTTTGCCGTCAAAAATCCGCTCACTTATATCATCAATACCGACGCCGGAGGCAACTGGTTTTCCAGCAGCAGATACAAAGTACCGGGAGCAAGCCCCAATTACATGACCTGGGATTTATGGTCCGATAACGCGAAAGGAGGAAACAGCAACGGAAACAGTTCCAATACCACACTCAAAAACGAAAGCCTTTCCTATGAATTAAAGTCTGAATTAGACCCGTGCCCGAACGGATGGCGCGTCCCGTCCTATTACGGCAGAGAAACTCAGAACAATAATTTAGCTTTTTTCGGCAGAAAGAACAATGGTTTTAATGACGACAGCGCGGCCGAATACAGAGAGTTTTATCCGAACACTCCTAATCCGATGTTAGACGGTATTAAAATTTATCCCGGTCTCGGCATGGATTTCACCAATTCCAACGGCGGCGAAAGAAATTTAGGATTATTGCCCGTTTCAGGCGGCTATGTTTATTATCCAAATTCAGCTGCACCCAACGCGCCGGTAGGAATTACGTTTCAGGATAATTCCGCCAACGGCGGTTTGTGGAGTGCCACCTTTGCTTACGATGGTGCCCGACTTTTTTCCATGGTTTCAGATCCCGTGCGAACAAACACAAGTGTAGGTCTTCATGCCATTTATAACAATCAAACAAACCCGACAAGATCCGGAAATGCCGTAAAGTGTATGCGCGATCCTAATCTTGCGCTTATCGGTGATTTTGCAACGGAATACTTTAAAAATCAAGAAGATAATTTTAAAGAAGGTCTTGACGATCCGAACTCTTACATTGTTGTGGATGAAACACATTTATCAATTCCCGTGCGCAAAGCATTTTCGGTCTACAACCAATTGTTAACCGACCACGAATCGGCAAACGCAGATAATTTGATGGCGAAAGTGTTGTGGTCTTCAAATGAAGAATTAATTTCAGATTTGGTATTGGCTAATAATCCAATCGACGCCCGACTGTCCACCATTGAGGTGCAAATTAATCCGCAAAAAAAAGGAAATGCAGTTATTTCTCTTCATAACAGTAACGCGGAGGACAGTCCCGCACTTTGGAGCTGGCATATTTGGGCCGCAGACGAAGATCCAACGGTAAATACAGTTACCTACGCCACAGAAGAAGCAATTCCTGCAGATTTCAATTTCATTAATCCCACCTCCAGCAAAATGCCGGCTTTACAAACGGTTTTTATGGATAGAAATCTTGGGGCTCAAAAAAGCGACATTGCATCGGGTTACGCTAATGGACTTCATTACCAGTGGGGAAGAAAAGACCCTATTCCATCCTTTGTAAGCACATTTTCTCCGTCGGTTTTTGTTAAAGGAAGTTCGCCTGCGTATGACGGTATTGATGCCTCGCAGTATATTTCGAAGTACACCAAGCCTTATCAAACGTACGGCTCCACGAACAGTATTTCGTACAAGAAAATTCAGGAAAACATTATTTCCTCTATCGCAAACCCCTTAACTTTTCTTTATCATGATAAGCAGGGAATGCTATATGATGGCGGAAACCATTACGCCAACGATCTGACGAAAGTTAATGATTGGGTTTCAGATGAGAGAGGGCAGGCCGGCGACCGATGGGGACATGGCGATAAAAAATCACCATTTGATCCTTGTCCGGAAGGATGGCGGGTTCCCGATGTTTCTTTCACCAATCTTTACACAGGATCTAAAGGGAATTCACCCTGGTACAACGGTTATCATGCAGATGCCTACGGAAAACCCGGCGTTATTCAGGATCAGTGGCACGATATTGCCAGTTTTTATGGCGGCTCGGTTGAATCCACTAATGGCTGGAAATTTGAAAACCCAACCTTTAATATCGGAAATTTTCCACGCGATGGGATCAGAGGCGAACTCGGTGGCAAAAATGTGGGCTTAGAACGCTCCGGCGTTTGGACCGCTTCGCTCGCCGATATGAATACCGGCTTTGCTTTAGCCATGCAGTTTCAGGGTGACAAAATGCAGACCGGAACCGGTGTTTATCCGCAGGCCGGGATGAGTGTTCGTTGCGCCAAAGATGAGCGCCGCCTGTTAGGAGTTCCTGTCACTAAAAATAATCCCGATATTGTTTTGGGAACAGAGGGAGATCAAGTTATAAGTCAAGCCCAAAATAATGAGCTAAAAGTATATCCGAATCCTTTTAAAGATGAATTCTCCATCAACAATCCGAATTCGAAGAATTATGAAATTTACGATTTCAGCGGAAAGTTGGTTTTGAGAGGCACAGTGCAAAACGGACGGGTAGATGCTACTACAGTTCAGAAAGGGATTTACATTTTGAAAATTTTTATGAACGATGGTTCCATCGTTTCCAGGAAACTCATCAAACACTAG
- a CDS encoding arginase: MNIDEILLPPKDFKTEKWQLGNLISTEIPEDGIVLIFCFDYRGLENGAAEILDFKRVRQELYKLSKLDFEVPVCDLGDLISGKSHGDTHYILQEILSMCHSKNSIPVVVGGSNDLAFSLFSALNFHQKNINYTQVSNIISLLNDTNEITEKNFLSKILSSKEFSIKNYHHLGYQKHLNEMDSVKLMKEVEFDVLRLAEMMNSTEKTEPYFRRADLVTVNCDAVESLGDGFSANPQVNGLNKREICAYMKETGLSENLKSVGIFNFNANSAEFLNHQLLAQMIWHLLEGINIQKSHPLERSYETFWVMIDDGQYAFKRDTFSNLWYFGEDEKVQNLIPCAKWEYDEAKKGFLNPRFLRN; the protein is encoded by the coding sequence ATGAATATCGACGAAATTCTACTTCCGCCCAAAGATTTTAAAACCGAAAAATGGCAACTTGGAAATTTAATATCCACAGAAATTCCCGAAGATGGAATTGTTTTGATCTTCTGCTTCGATTACCGCGGTTTGGAAAATGGCGCGGCAGAAATCCTCGATTTCAAAAGGGTTCGTCAGGAACTCTATAAGCTTTCAAAACTGGATTTCGAGGTGCCGGTTTGTGATCTGGGCGATTTAATTTCGGGGAAATCGCATGGCGATACGCACTATATTTTGCAGGAAATTCTTTCGATGTGTCACTCGAAAAATTCCATTCCGGTGGTGGTTGGCGGCAGTAACGATTTGGCTTTTTCGCTCTTTTCAGCCTTAAACTTTCATCAGAAGAATATAAATTATACGCAGGTTTCCAATATTATTTCCTTGTTGAATGATACGAATGAAATCACGGAAAAAAACTTCCTGTCAAAAATTTTAAGTTCGAAGGAATTCAGCATCAAAAATTATCATCATCTCGGCTATCAGAAACATCTAAACGAGATGGACTCCGTGAAACTGATGAAGGAAGTTGAATTTGATGTGCTCCGCCTGGCGGAAATGATGAATTCTACGGAAAAAACCGAACCCTATTTTCGGCGCGCGGATTTGGTAACTGTAAATTGCGATGCAGTCGAAAGTTTGGGCGATGGTTTTTCGGCCAACCCACAAGTGAACGGTCTAAACAAAAGGGAAATTTGCGCATACATGAAGGAAACCGGCCTTAGCGAAAACCTGAAATCCGTAGGAATCTTTAATTTCAACGCCAATTCTGCAGAATTTTTGAACCACCAGCTTTTGGCGCAGATGATTTGGCATTTGCTCGAAGGCATCAATATTCAAAAATCCCATCCTTTGGAACGGTCTTATGAAACATTTTGGGTGATGATCGACGACGGACAATATGCTTTTAAACGCGACACGTTCAGCAATCTGTGGTATTTTGGCGAAGACGAAAAGGTGCAGAATTTAATTCCGTGCGCGAAGTGGGAATACGATGAAGCCAAAAAAGGCTTTTTGAATCCACGCTTTTTAAGAAACTGA
- a CDS encoding EpsG family protein gives MPVLHPIFIVIFLFLAFASYWEIFRLEKKQSIFVWIAAVLIIIAVGFRIDVGADYPIYRMLFSGFAIYTTYGDVFDKALFRPNTEEIEWLFVLINKLVFDFGLPFYIVTLVMAVIAVSLKFSAIYSNVAFPSLALLFYFMPIMFFEDSGQMRQGLGIAVCVASFKFIKDRNLPLFLLCIYIALGFHKTAIVFLPAYWLVKIPLSSKRIFWILVVAVLSSPFELYRLGGSFFSSISPQDISGAYTGYLDDRYYGTQVETGLNDIVKIIFIFILIRYDKKGCEEVWWYEYMRNLAVFGMAMFYFFRSNEIFAVRLPGAYMFFVTMFCLSNLVYAVKDRTRQILYVGFMTYFIAMFFYFGSGNGHRGGFTTERYDNALW, from the coding sequence ATGCCGGTTCTCCACCCCATTTTTATTGTGATTTTTCTCTTTCTTGCCTTTGCGAGTTACTGGGAGATTTTTCGGTTAGAGAAAAAGCAAAGCATTTTTGTGTGGATTGCCGCGGTTTTAATTATTATAGCCGTCGGTTTTCGGATCGATGTGGGCGCGGATTATCCGATTTACAGGATGCTTTTTTCCGGTTTCGCCATTTATACGACGTATGGTGATGTTTTCGATAAAGCGCTATTTCGTCCCAATACGGAGGAGATCGAATGGCTGTTTGTTCTGATTAACAAACTGGTTTTCGATTTTGGTCTGCCTTTTTACATTGTTACCTTGGTGATGGCGGTGATTGCAGTGTCGTTAAAGTTCAGTGCCATTTACAGCAATGTTGCTTTTCCGTCTTTGGCTTTACTGTTTTACTTTATGCCTATTATGTTTTTTGAGGATTCCGGGCAGATGCGGCAGGGTTTGGGTATTGCGGTGTGCGTGGCTTCCTTTAAATTTATCAAAGACCGAAATCTGCCTTTATTTCTGCTGTGCATTTACATCGCCCTGGGTTTTCATAAAACCGCTATCGTTTTTCTTCCCGCGTACTGGCTGGTGAAAATTCCTCTAAGCAGTAAACGGATATTCTGGATTTTAGTGGTTGCGGTTTTGTCTTCGCCTTTCGAACTTTACCGGCTGGGCGGCTCGTTCTTCAGTTCAATTTCGCCGCAGGATATTTCGGGTGCCTATACCGGTTATTTGGATGACCGGTATTACGGTACTCAGGTTGAAACGGGTTTGAATGATATTGTGAAAATAATTTTTATCTTTATTTTAATTCGGTACGATAAAAAAGGGTGCGAAGAAGTTTGGTGGTATGAATACATGCGGAATCTTGCCGTTTTTGGCATGGCGATGTTTTACTTCTTCCGGTCGAACGAAATTTTTGCAGTTCGCCTGCCCGGGGCGTATATGTTTTTTGTGACGATGTTTTGCCTGAGCAATCTGGTTTATGCCGTGAAAGACCGCACCAGGCAAATTTTATATGTAGGTTTTATGACTTACTTTATTGCCATGTTTTTTTACTTTGGCAGTGGAAACGGGCATCGTGGCGGCTTTACAACCGAGAGATATGATAACGCACTCTGGTAA
- a CDS encoding polysaccharide biosynthesis/export family protein, whose protein sequence is MKIYKILLFLILSLVLSSCTSTKDVRYMQPNENLVINEEGLVPYNIPVYRITRNDMLNLNIVTTPKGDAAQFYSALNAPKEGANTGAVSSSASTTGQQGGNSNFYFNGLKVDSKGDINIMGIGFVKAEGRTIEDVTQEIQNRVNENFLEGKSEVRLNTDGITYYLLGDVETVEISGEKKAHKNTLTITEAFAMNGGLNRTVDRTNIVIHRKLPEGIKIAKIDLTREDVMNSPYYWVQNGDEIFLNTRAKNLNGLGKDPVQTLTTGVSVLTTALSIFLILTRL, encoded by the coding sequence ATGAAAATATATAAAATTCTACTTTTTTTAATCTTATCGCTGGTCCTAAGTTCCTGTACATCCACGAAAGATGTGCGATATATGCAACCCAACGAAAATCTGGTCATCAATGAGGAAGGTTTGGTTCCTTACAATATTCCGGTTTACCGAATTACAAGGAACGACATGCTGAACCTGAATATCGTGACCACTCCGAAAGGCGACGCCGCACAGTTTTATTCCGCGCTCAACGCGCCCAAAGAAGGAGCGAACACCGGGGCAGTGAGTTCCTCAGCAAGCACCACCGGCCAGCAGGGTGGAAACTCCAATTTTTATTTTAACGGGCTAAAAGTTGACTCCAAAGGCGACATCAACATCATGGGCATTGGCTTTGTGAAGGCGGAAGGACGAACCATTGAAGATGTTACGCAGGAAATTCAAAACCGCGTGAACGAAAATTTTTTGGAAGGCAAATCTGAAGTTCGGCTCAACACCGATGGAATCACGTATTACCTCTTAGGCGATGTAGAAACCGTAGAAATAAGCGGCGAGAAGAAAGCCCACAAAAACACCTTAACCATTACAGAAGCTTTCGCGATGAACGGAGGTTTAAACCGAACGGTAGACCGTACCAATATCGTAATTCACCGCAAACTGCCGGAAGGAATTAAAATTGCAAAGATCGATCTCACCCGCGAAGACGTTATGAATTCTCCTTATTATTGGGTGCAAAATGGTGATGAAATTTTTCTGAACACACGGGCGAAAAACCTGAACGGTTTGGGTAAAGATCCCGTGCAAACGCTTACTACAGGAGTTTCCGTGCTTACAACTGCCTTATCAATTTTCTTAATTTTAACAAGACTCTAA